Proteins from a single region of Sinorhizobium alkalisoli:
- a CDS encoding MATE family efflux transporter codes for MLTATKDWVRPPADNSWSTHFRASISLGVPFIGAQLAQLGINATDVLMVGQLGATQLAAVILATQAFFTVFIFGSGFAHAVVPMVAQARGSGDKISVRRAVRMGMWVVLLYSVLTAPILWLAEPILLFAGQAPDVAELAGKYLRVAQWAMFPNLLFLVFRAFLGGLERAGVILYVTLATLVLNAGLCYVLIFGHFGFPAFGLSGAAIAAVCVAIFGVALTIGYINSRAELHGYQLFVRFWRADWPVFFEVVRLGLPISLTILAEVSLFTVASLLMGMIGTIELAAHGIALQFASIAFMIPLGLAQAGTIRVGHAYGSGDMLGVRRAAIATLALGCGFAAVSSAVFALFPRELAALYLDTSRPDAAKVLAFAGPLIVIAGAFQLMDGLQAIAAGLLRGLKDTTVPMVLAMIAYWPVGFLCAWAVAFPLAFGGVGVWFGFVLGLGTAALLLNWRFFRLLGSRSYAGY; via the coding sequence ATGCTGACCGCGACCAAAGATTGGGTACGGCCGCCGGCCGACAATTCGTGGAGCACGCATTTTCGTGCCAGCATCTCTCTCGGCGTGCCCTTCATCGGCGCGCAGCTGGCGCAGCTTGGGATCAATGCCACGGATGTGCTGATGGTCGGCCAGCTGGGCGCAACGCAACTCGCCGCGGTCATTCTTGCCACGCAGGCCTTCTTTACCGTCTTCATCTTCGGCAGCGGCTTCGCGCATGCCGTGGTGCCGATGGTCGCCCAGGCTCGGGGCAGCGGCGACAAGATATCCGTCCGCCGAGCCGTTCGCATGGGCATGTGGGTGGTGCTGCTCTACAGCGTGCTGACGGCACCTATCCTCTGGTTGGCCGAGCCTATCCTGCTCTTCGCCGGCCAGGCGCCGGACGTTGCGGAACTCGCCGGAAAATATCTGCGCGTCGCGCAATGGGCAATGTTTCCGAACCTGCTCTTCCTGGTGTTTCGGGCGTTTCTCGGCGGGCTCGAGCGGGCAGGGGTGATCCTCTACGTGACGCTCGCCACCCTGGTGCTCAACGCCGGCCTTTGCTACGTGCTGATCTTCGGCCACTTCGGTTTCCCCGCATTCGGACTGTCCGGCGCGGCGATAGCGGCCGTCTGTGTGGCGATTTTCGGCGTCGCCCTGACGATCGGCTATATCAACAGTCGCGCGGAACTTCACGGCTATCAACTGTTCGTCCGTTTCTGGCGGGCAGACTGGCCGGTCTTCTTCGAGGTCGTCCGTCTCGGCCTGCCGATTTCGCTGACGATCCTCGCGGAAGTGAGCCTTTTCACCGTGGCATCCTTGCTCATGGGAATGATCGGCACGATCGAGCTGGCGGCCCATGGCATCGCGCTGCAGTTCGCCTCGATCGCCTTCATGATCCCCTTGGGCCTGGCGCAGGCCGGCACAATCCGCGTGGGGCATGCCTATGGCAGCGGCGACATGCTGGGCGTCAGACGTGCGGCCATTGCCACGCTCGCGCTCGGTTGCGGGTTTGCCGCCGTCAGCAGCGCCGTTTTTGCACTGTTTCCGCGCGAGTTGGCCGCACTCTACCTGGACACGAGCCGGCCCGACGCTGCCAAGGTGCTTGCCTTCGCCGGTCCGCTGATCGTGATCGCCGGCGCCTTCCAGCTGATGGATGGGCTCCAGGCGATCGCTGCCGGGCTGCTGCGCGGACTCAAGGATACGACGGTGCCGATGGTCCTGGCGATGATTGCCTATTGGCCGGTCGGTTTTCTTTGTGCCTGGGCCGTCGCCTTCCCGCTCGCCTTCGGCGGCGTCGGCGTCTGGTTCGGTTTCGTGCTGGGGCTCGGGACTGCCGCCCTGTTGCTCAACTGGCGCTTCTTCCGCCTGCTCGGCTCACGCTCGTACGCCGGATATTGA